In Vigna unguiculata cultivar IT97K-499-35 chromosome 3, ASM411807v1, whole genome shotgun sequence, a single genomic region encodes these proteins:
- the LOC114177794 gene encoding flocculation protein FLO11 — MPPSPAFRCSPGRESRSDSHKRGRSLESGLHLREKDEDLALFSEMQSREKEGFLLQPSDDLEDSFSQKLRHFSDIKLGISIPGRGETSELLNADGDKNDYDWLLTPPDTPLFPSLDDEPAEINVVSRGRPRSKPISISRSSTMERSYKSSRGSASPNRLSSSPRSGNNTLQSRGRSSLTPNSSPTQVIRQATPTRRPSPPPTKPATPVSRSSTPTPRRISTGSGSPAVSSGIRGTSPVKTSRGNSASPKIRAWQTNIPGFSSEAPPNLRTSLADRPASYVRGSSPASRNSRDSTSKLGRQSMSPTPSRSSSYINSHDRDQFSSRSKGSVISSGDDDLDSLQSIPVGSLDRYGSRRGGSFSNSKSPSISKKPARMVSPSSAPKRSFDSALRQMDKKSPQNMFRPLLSSVPSTTFYVGKANSAQRSLVSRNSSVTTSSNASSDHGTSFAPDTEGSDHNQEDASETEKIVYADVHEEVFSFDKTDVLNANIEHEIIDESVDVLHHKTIGPMIGLGPTESETFVYHSIDKEFSESLETSDAIVDISETSAFENTEICSNCGCPLEATDQTEKNLRLCQECSRKTTLLRHIIPDATLSVSSDNSVNSTSIPTEEKPSHETDQLAVESRLSQENNVSNVRFPLGEPGAEANHTFPSEYIWDNSQQNPLSSSVERNEQTSTNQLEVDQSGVDSTKPDNHSGEQQLSLSKDRSILKADLLEGTGISVLLKRSNSSKGPVIQGRTFTATTLSYDDLSFARNSINSIRSSTGRSSYSTSSSVDFSSTRHSDFRVQRQSSGRKLDVDYGYDVRIRPPSPGSSFSGMSTHSYHGLGFTTQETSSGNTECSNLEGIPQHLREMQASENTVTDVIDSSMSSIVAKEDNLEYHDRSRTADACISVLVSPATGVRPDHNSVASFPNHESCILSDRIEDHPNNVGSVPNTETSVQDAKSSFDEENDMENSNVDGLDALVTTNTSTIEESEIDGEKFSQNDTGVVDDDPSLVSKCPVDDFQEPSVSISSSDSLAASVSELNASEYSHGIEGSTVTVECQDGVNTRSLTLEEATDTILFCSSIIHDLAYKAATISMEKEHSEPLEGSEPTVTILGKPNSDIKDTRSQIARKRAMKPQKARPKMVETDVKSESPTKTENDENTDESLIRNVGLPNKIDSMKPPNKLESKCNCIIM; from the exons ATGCCACCTTCCCCGGCATTTAGATGCTCTCCTGGTAGAGAGTCAAGATCAGACAGTCACAAGCGCGGACGCAGTCTTGAAAGTGGATTGCACTTAAGAGAGAAAGATGAAGATCTTGCTTTGTTCAGTGAAATGCAGTCCAGAGAAAAAGAGGGCTTTTTGCTTCAGCCATCAGATGACCTGGAAGACTCATTTT CCCAGAAGTTGAGACATTTTTCTGATATCAAGCTTGGGATATCCATTCCCGGTCGAGGAGAAACCAGTGAATTGCTTAATGCAGATGGTGACAAGAATGACTATGATTG GTTATTGACACCACCGGACACTCCACTGTTTCCTTCACTAGATGATGAACCAGCAGAAATAAATGTTGTGAGCAGAGGCAGGCCTAGAAGTAAACCTATTTCCATATCAAGATCATCTACG ATGGAGAGAAGTTACAAAAGCAGTAGGGGCAGTGCAAGTCCTAATCGCTTAAGCTCATCCCCTCGATCTGGGAATAACACATTGCAATCAAGGGGAAGGTCTTCATTGACGCCAAATTCTAGTCCAACTCAAGTTATTAGACAGGCTACTCCAACAAGAAGACCATCTCCACCTCCAACAAAGCCCGCAACACCTGTTTCTAGGTCCTCTACTCCTACTCCTCGGCGAATCAGCACTGGCTCGGGTAGTCCTGCCGTCTCATCTGGGATTAGGGGAACTTCCCCTGTTAAGACAAGCCGTGGAAACTCCGCTTCACCAAAGATAAGAGCATGGCAAACAAACATTCCTGGTTTCTCTTCCGAAGCTCCTCCTAATCTCCGGACATCTTTGGCTGATCGGCCGGCATCATATGTGAGGGGTTCATCCCCAGCATCCAGAAATAGTAGGGACTCTACTTCTAAATTAGGTAGGCAATCAATGTCTCCCACGCCTTCCAGGAGCAGCAGTTATATTAATAGTCATGATCGAGATCAATTTAGTTCACGCAGCAAAGGTTCTGTCATATCTTCTGGTGATGATGATCTGGACTCTCTTCAGTCCATCCCTGTGGGTAGCCTAGACCGATATGGTTCAAGAAGGGGTGGTTCATTTTCAAACAGCAAATCTCCCTCAATTTCCAAGAAGCCAGCCAGGATGGTGTCCCCAAGTTCTGCTCCTAAAAGATCTTTTGATTCTGCTCTACGGCAAATG GATAAAAAAAGTCCTCAGAACATGTTCAGGCCTCTCTTGTCAAGTGTGCCAAGTACAACCTTTTATGTTGGAAAAGCAAATTCTGCACAACGATCCCTGGTATCTAGGAACTCCTCTGTCACAACAAGCAGCAACGCAAGCTCTGATCATGGTACAAGTTTTGCACCAGATACTGAAGGGAGTGACCACAATCAAGAAGATGCCAGTGAAACTGAAAAGATAGTATATGCTGACGTTCATGAGGAAGTATTTTCCTTTGATAAAACTGATGTATTAAATGCAAACATTGAGCATGAGATCATTGATGAATCAGTTGATGTCCTGCACCATAAAACTATAGGCCCTATGATTGGTTTAGGTCCCACTGAATCTGAGACTTTTGTTTATCATAGTATTGACAAAGAATTCAGTGAAAGTTTAGAAACGTCCGATGCCATAGTTGACATTTCTGAAACTAGTGCTTTTGAGAATACAGAAATCTGTTCTAATTGTGGTTGTCCTCTGGAGGCCACTGATCAAACTGAGAAGAATCTTAGACTATGTCAAGAATGCAGCAGGAAAACCACATTGTTGAGACATATCATCCCGGATGCAACTTTGTCAGTTTCCAGTGACAATTCAGTGAATTCCACAAGCATTCCTACAGAAGAAAAACCATCACATGAAACAGACCAACTAGCTGTTGAGTCTAGACTGTCTCAAGAGAATAATGTGAGTAACGTGAGGTTTCCCCTTGGAGAACCAGGTGCAGAGGCAAATCACACTTTTCCGAGTGAATATATTTGGGACAACTCGCAACAAAATCCTCTCTCAAGTTCAGTGGAGAGAAATGAGCAGACGTCTACTAATCAGCTAGAGGTGGACCAGTCAGGGGTTGATTCCACGAAGCCTGATAATCATTCCGGGGAGCAGCAGTTGTCTCTTTCCAAAGACCGCTCAATTTTGAAAGCTGACCTCTTGGAAGGCACTGGCATCTCTGTACTACTAAAAAGGTCAAACAGTAGCAAAGGACCTGTAATTCAGGGCAGGACTTTTACTGCCACAACGCTATCTTATGATGACCTGTCCTTTGCAAGAAACAGCATTAACAGTATTAGAAGTTCAACGGGCCGTAGCAGCTATTCTACCTCATCATCTGTTGATTTCAGCTCAACAAGACATTCTGATTTTCGTGTCCAAAGGCAGTCAAGTGGCAGGAAATTGGATGTAGACTATGGATATGACGTCAGGATCAGGCCTCCAAGCCCTGGTTCATCTTTTTCTGGAATGTCAACCCATTCGTACCATGGATTAGGTTTTACTACACAAGAAACTTCATCTGGCAATACTGAATGCAGCAACCTAGAGGGGATACCCCAACATCTGCGAGAAATGCAAGCTTCAGAAAATACAGTGACAGATGTGATTGATTCTTCTATGAGTTCCATTGTTGCCAAGGAAGATAATCTTGAATACCATGACCGTAGTAGAACAGCTGATGCTTGTATCTCAGTATTAGTAAGCCCGGCTACTGGTGTTCGGCCTGATCACAATTCAGTGGCATCATTTCCAAATCATGAAAGCTGTATTTTAAGTGATAGAATTGAAGACCATCCGAATAATGTGGGCAGTGTGCCAAATACCGAAACATCAGTTCAGGATGCAAAGTCATCTTTTGATGAGGAAAATGATATGGAGAACTCTAATGTGGATGGATTGGATGCTCTGGTTACTACCAACACTTCTACAATTGAAGAATCAGAAATAGATGGGGAAAAATTTAGTCAGAATGATACTGGAGTGGTGGATGATGATCCATCACTTGTATCAAAATGCCCTGTTGATGATTTTCAGGAACCTTCTGTTTCAATTTCTTCCAGTGATTCTCTTGCAGCTTCTGTTTCTGAGCTCAACGCCTCCGAGTACTCCCATGGCATAG AAGGATCCACAGTTACGGTGGAGTGTCAAGATGGTGTTAACACCAGAAGCTTGACACTTGAAGAGGCAACAGATACTATACTTTTCTGCAGCTCTATCATCCATGATCTTGCATATAAAGCTGCAACGATTTCAATGGAAAAGGAACACTCAGAACCATTGGAAGGTTCTGAGCCGACAGTGACTATATTGGGGAAACCCAATTCCGATATAAAGGACACACGCAGCCAGATTGCCCGCAAGCGTGCTATGAAACCTCAGAAGGCAAGGCCTAAGATGGTAGAAACTGATGTAAAATCAGAATCGCCTACCAAGACTGAGAATGATGAAAATACTGATGAGTCTTTGATACGCAATGTTGGGCTTCCTAACAAGATAGACAGCATGAAGCCCCCTAATAAGCTTGAATCAAAGTGTAATTGCATCATAATGTGA